One stretch of Fibrobacter sp. UWR4 DNA includes these proteins:
- a CDS encoding peptidylprolyl isomerase, with protein sequence MMNVFSRVTLALCAVASFALAEPVLMEGVAAVVDGKPIMRSEFLNSLYRFQETPEGSAMSEADQKQYVLDRLIEEKVLLSRIDRDSIVVSEAEVDQRVNSHLQQLAASQNISLTTLEKAIRAQLGMSMAQYRDMLSKQIRNNVEMTRVRQRHVGSISPTRKEVEAYYKDYKDSIPRQYNCVYLSHIQLPILPNQAIVDSVKQDAEALIDTLNLGMSFELLAKAHSQDSTAGKGGDLGYYKRGQLDPAFERALDQLKNGQYAATPVKTALGWHIARVLGRKEDGVRSAQILLRTIPTAQDTANVIALADSLQKSLKTAEEFAAAAKKFSEDKSSNYAGGKLGWFQKNEMVPAYVDPVSALQVGEVSEPVLIDGAYHLFRLDDMRQIRELTLEEDYGKIETLTSNHLENEKLQELVKKWRKEVLVDIRLTE encoded by the coding sequence ATGATGAACGTATTTAGTCGTGTAACTCTCGCTCTTTGCGCTGTCGCCTCTTTTGCGCTGGCCGAACCAGTGCTTATGGAAGGCGTGGCTGCCGTCGTGGATGGCAAGCCCATTATGCGTTCTGAATTCCTGAATAGTCTTTATCGTTTCCAGGAAACTCCGGAAGGCTCCGCCATGTCCGAAGCGGATCAGAAACAGTACGTGCTGGATCGCCTGATCGAAGAAAAGGTTCTTCTGTCTCGAATTGATCGCGACTCCATTGTTGTGAGCGAAGCTGAAGTGGATCAGCGTGTGAACTCCCACTTGCAGCAGCTTGCCGCAAGCCAGAACATTAGTCTGACTACTCTTGAAAAGGCTATCCGCGCTCAGCTGGGCATGAGTATGGCTCAGTATCGTGATATGCTTTCCAAGCAGATTCGTAACAATGTGGAAATGACTCGAGTCCGTCAGCGTCATGTGGGTTCCATTTCCCCGACCCGTAAGGAAGTGGAAGCCTACTATAAGGACTACAAGGACTCCATTCCTCGTCAGTATAACTGTGTCTATCTGAGTCACATTCAGCTGCCCATTCTTCCTAATCAGGCTATTGTGGATTCCGTGAAGCAGGATGCTGAAGCCTTGATTGATACCTTGAACTTGGGTATGAGTTTTGAACTTCTTGCAAAGGCTCACTCTCAGGATAGTACTGCCGGTAAGGGCGGTGACTTGGGCTATTATAAGCGTGGTCAGCTGGACCCTGCATTTGAACGTGCCCTGGACCAGTTGAAGAATGGCCAGTATGCCGCTACTCCGGTGAAGACTGCTTTGGGCTGGCACATTGCTCGCGTGCTTGGCCGTAAGGAAGACGGTGTCCGCTCCGCTCAGATTTTGCTCCGTACGATTCCCACCGCTCAGGATACTGCAAATGTAATTGCCCTTGCAGACTCTCTCCAGAAGAGCCTGAAGACTGCTGAAGAATTTGCCGCTGCCGCAAAGAAGTTCAGCGAAGACAAGTCCAGCAACTACGCTGGCGGTAAGCTGGGGTGGTTCCAGAAGAATGAGATGGTTCCCGCTTATGTAGACCCTGTTTCCGCACTGCAGGTGGGGGAGGTTTCCGAACCTGTCCTGATTGATGGTGCCTACCATTTGTTCCGTCTGGACGACATGCGCCAGATTCGCGAACTCACTCTGGAAGAAGACTACGGAAAGATTGAAACGTTGACGTCCAATCATCTGGAGAATGAAAAACTTCAGGAACTGGTCAAGAAGTGGCGTAAGGAAGTCCTTGTGGATATCCGCCTGACGGAATAG